One genomic window of Melitaea cinxia chromosome 10, ilMelCinx1.1, whole genome shotgun sequence includes the following:
- the LOC123657019 gene encoding cytochrome P450 9e2-like gives MIIILIWSAVLVAVFVLFFRQKYSRFSEYGVKHMKVVPLFGNMLRIVLRKEHLAENLNNIYTSFSEERYEFLRPTIVIRDLDLIKKITVKDFENFLDHRGFTDEKVDPLFARNLFSLKGQEWKDMRSTLSPAFTSSKIKLMVPFMDEVGEKMIRALQKKIKDSDGYIDIDSKDLTSRYTNDVIASCAFGLKVDSYTDENNQFYEMGKAAVFVKLRQIILIFASSAFPFLIKILKQSIFTPEVKNFFIDLVQNTMKDREARNITRPDLIHLLMEAKKGNLSHDDKDGTENENVGYATVEESSIGKKTVTRTWSDVDLIAQAVLFFIAGFESVSIAASFALFELARHPDIQERLAREIKEQNVKNGGKVDFSSLQSMKYLDMVISEIIRLWPPGLSMERICTKDYNLGKPNSKAEKDFIIRKGEVVWMPIWCFHRDPNYFPNPEKFDPERFSDDNKHEINQMAYMPFGFGPRNCIGSRFALCELKALLYQILLHLEVSPSSKTVFATEFDTDFFNPRLKGGHWLRFKSRN, from the exons atgATAATAATTCTAATATGGAGCGCCGTGCTCGTCGCGGTGTTTGTTTTGTTCTTCCGTCAGAAGTACTCCAGGTTTAGTGAATATGGCGTGAAGCATATGAAGGTGGTACCCTTATTTGGAAATATGCTGAGGATTGTGCTTCGTAAGGAACACTTAGCTGAAAATTTGAATAACATTTACACAAGCTTCTCGGAGGAAAG ATATGAATTCTTACGACCTACGATAGTGATACGTGATCTAGATCTAATAAAGAAGATCACTGTCAAAGATTTCGAAAATTTCCTTGACCATCGAGGTTTTACGGATGAAAAAGTCGACCCCCTTTTTGCTAGAAATCTCTTTTCACTGAAAG GTCAGGAATGGAAGGATATGCGTTCAACTTTAAGCCCAGCGTTCACGAGCTCCAAAATAAAGTTGATGGTGCCCTTCATGGACGAAGTGGGCGAGAAGATGATACGAGCGTTACAGAAGAAAATCAAAGATTCTGATG GTTACATTGATATTGACTCCAAGGACCTTACATCTCGTTACACCAACGATGTTATCGCTTCTTGCGCTTTCGGTCTCAAAGTGGATTCTTACACCGatgaaaataatcaattttatgaaatggGAAAAGCAGCGGTTTTCGTCAAACTTCGACAAATAATACTCATTTTTGCTAGTTCTGCTTTTCCATTCCTTATTAAG ATACTTAAGCAATCAATATTCACACCTGAAGTTAAAAATTTCTTCATTGATCTTGTACAAAACACCATGAAAGATAGAGAAGCTCGTAACATTACAAGGCCAGATCTTATACATCTACTCATGGAGGCTAAGAAGG GAAATCTATCACATGATGATAAAGATGGTACTGAAAATGAAAACGTCGGATATGCTACTGTTGAAGAATCGTCTATCGGCAAGAAGACTGTTACTAGAA CATGGTCTGACGTTGATCTAATTGCACAAGctgttttattctttattgctgGCTTTGAGTCAGTATCAATTGCGGCGTCCTTTGCACTATTTGAGCTGGCTCGTCATCCTGACATCCAGGAGCGACTGGCACGAGAAATTAAAGAGCAAAATGTGAAAAATGGCGGAAAAGTGGACTTCAGTTCTTTACAAAGCATGAAATACTTGGATATGGTAATTTCAg AAATCATTCGTTTATGGCCACCTGGTTTATCAATGGAAAGAATTTGTACTAAGGATTATAACTTAGGAAAACCTAACAGTAAGGCGGAAAAAGATTTTATC ATAAGAAAGGGAGAGGTTGTATGGATGCCTATATGGTGTTTCCATCGTGATCCGAATTACTTTCCGAATCCTGAAAAATTCGATCCTGAACGTTTCTCTGACGACAATAAACATGAAATTAACCAAATGGCTTATATGCCTTTTGGGTTTGGTCCTAGAAATTGTATTG GCTCAAGGTTTGCTCTTTGTGAACTAAAGGCTCTGCTGTATCAAATTCTCCTGCACTTAGAAGTGTCTCCGTCAAGTAAAACTGTATTCGCTACTGAGTTTGACACAGATTTCTTCAACCCAAGGCTTAAGGGTGGACATTGGTTGAGATTTAAAAGCCGCAACTGA